A window from Manis javanica isolate MJ-LG chromosome 10, MJ_LKY, whole genome shotgun sequence encodes these proteins:
- the LOC140843834 gene encoding kelch domain-containing protein 7B-like, with protein MVLRSHPFPRQEGPQGRAPSTAPGSPRDPSTFALSENRESGALPEGAVFSLKDSHSSARMVPGTGTGGLAEAGCQPQQKKTPSASTPGLPTGPRGDGDEDRHPAFLLPRAAMPRAPSLPAEPAQPGPAPSPTARPEVQPVPRPRKHSLCRIAENSEWEVSQAAPRQHQGETTAERPSSAGSRGDLTEKQKETQQLMVFLQRPRSWGVVAGPSKPSPTGQETAPGVALQRRLDLGSCLDILAFARQHGEPCLAQKACALMSDNLLRVLGDPSLYRQLSGADRERILSLRTGRGQAVLGVLVLPSLYQMNRSGPTGGAPGEGAPVAGPAPLPPRSHVHVFNPRENTWQHLTEVPEEAPLRGCGLCTMHNYLFLAGGVRGSGAKATCSNEVFCYNPLTNIWSQMRPMQQARAQLKLVALDGLLYAIGGECLYSMERYDPRTDAWTSRAPLPAGTFPVAHEAVACRGDIYVTGGHLFCRLLRYSPVKDTWDECTYSASHRRSSDMVALGGFLYRFDLLRGVGAAVMRYNTVTGSWSRAAPLPLPDPAPLRCAVLDDTIYCLSHQVTATLTVSEGTAQFQAKGLQPFPLGNKGVLCPFILTLPPADPVQTAI; from the coding sequence ATGGTTCTTAGGAGTCACCCCTTCCCCAGGCAAGAGGGCCCCCAGGGGAGGGCCCCAAGCACAGCTCCAGGGAGCCCTAGAGACCCCAGCACCTTCGCGCTCTCTGAAAACAGAGAGTCTGGTGCTCTGCCTGAAGGGGCTGTGTTCAGCCTCAAGGACAGTCACAGCTCGGCCAGAATGGTCCCGGGGACAGGCACGGGGGGCCTGGCTGAGGCTGGATGTCAGCCACAGCAGAAGAAGACCCCCAGCGCTTCCACCCCAGGCCTGCCCACAGGCCCAAGAGGAGACGGAGACGAGGACAGACATCCGGCCTTCCTGCTGCCCCGAGCTGCCATGCCCAGGGCCCCGTCACTGCCCGCTGAGCCCGCGCAGCCTGGCCCTGCACCCTCCCCGACTGCGAGGCCGGAGGTGCAGCCTGTCCCCCGGCCACGGAAGCACAGCCTGTGCAGAATAGCCGAGAACTCTGAGTGGGAGGTCAGCCAGGCTGCCCCAAGGCAGCACCAGGGGGAGACAACAGCCGAGAGGCCCAGCTCTGCAGGCAGCCGGGGGGATCTCACGGAGAAGCAGAAAGAGACCCAACAACTCATGGTGTTTCTGCAGAGGCCCCGGAGCTGGGGAGTGGTGGCGGGGCCCAGCAAGCCCAGCCCCACAGGCCAGGAGACGGCTCCAGGAGTCGCTCTGCAGCGGCGGCTGGACCTGGGCAGCTGCCTGGACATTCTGGCCTTTGCCCGGCAGCACGGGGAGCCCTGCCTGGCCCAGAAGGCCTGTGCGCTGATGAGTGACAATCTGCTGCGCGTGCTGGGAGACCCGAGCCTCTACCGGCAGCTGAGTGGGGCTGACCGGGAGCGCATCCTGAGCCTTCGGACCGGCCGGGGCCAGGCGGTGCTGGGGGTCCTGGTGCTGCCCAGCCTTTACCAGATGAACCGCTCCGGGCCCACAGGGGGcgctcctggggagggggctcctgTGGCGGGGCCTGCACCCCTACCTCCTCGCTCACACGTGCACGTGTTCAACCCCCGAGAGAACACATGGCAGCACCTGACTGAGGTGCCCGAGGAGGCTCCGCTGCGGGGCTGTGGCCTCTGCACCATGCACAACTACCTGTTCCTGGCGGGGGGCGTCCGGGGCTCTGGTGCCAAGGCCACCTGCTCCAATGAGGTCTTCTGCTACAACCCTCTGACTAACATCTGGAGCCAGATGCGGCCCATGCAGCAGGCCCGCGCCCAGCTTAAACTGGTGGCCCTGGACGGGTTGCTCTACGCCATCGGGGGCGAGTGCCTATACAGCATGGAGCGCTATGACCCGCGTACAGATGCCTGGACCTCACGCGCACCCCTCCCTGCAGGCACCTTCCCTGTGGCACACGAAGCTGTGGCCTGCCGTGGGGACATCTATGTCACCGGGGGCCACCTCTTCTGCCGCTTGCTCAGGTACAGCCCTGTGAAGGACACATGGGATGAATGCACCTACAGTGCCAGCCACCGGCGCTCCAGTGACATGGTGGCACTGGGGGGCTTCCTGTACCGCTTCGACCTGCTGCGGGGTGTGGGTGCCGCAGTGATGCGCTACAACACGGTGACTGGGTCCTGGAGCCGAGCCGCCCCCCTTCCACTGCCCGACCCAGCCCCACTCCGCTGCGCCGTGTTGGATGACACCATTTACTGCCTCAGCCACCAGGTCACCGCCACCCTCACGGTCTCTGAGGGGACTGCTCAGTTCCAGGCCAAGGGGCTGCAGCCCTTTCCCCTGGGGAACAAGGGAGTCCTCTGCCCGTTCATCCTGACACTGCCCCCCGCAGACCCGGTTCAGACTGCCATCTGA
- the SYCE3 gene encoding synaptonemal complex central element protein 3 — translation MADSDPGERDYDSTPKTLSDLNKDLEKLLEEMEKVSVQATWMAYDMVVMRTNPTLAESVRRLEDAFLNCKEEMEKNWQELLRETKRKQ, via the exons ATGGCTGATTCTGACCCTGGGGAAAGAGACTATGACAGCACGCCAAAAACACTGTCAGACCTGAATAAAGACTTGGAAAAACTactggaagaaatggagaaagtcTCAG TGCAGGCCACATGGATGGCCTACGACATGGTGGTGATGCGCACCAACCCCACGCTGGCGGAGTCCGTGCGCCGGCTGGAGGATGCCTTCCTCAACTGCAAGGAGGAGATGGAGAAGAACTGGCAAGAGCTGCTCAGGGAGACCAAGCGCAAACAGTGA
- the LOC108389518 gene encoding uncharacterized protein, with amino-acid sequence MSPESSRWVLLTNPGPSVATDPPLPPSSLLSRLFPLGVQPSSMIQGASEPAGPGWAWGWGGDGDGDGDGDGAGLALLALAVVAVTALVLHWLGSGQEQEAAGLAPIAPGQAGGAGPALPPKAKVSGGIKGHSSGLGKPDPPGCSQGGPMAAGAQHLEPPRGRGLAATVTSRLKTPGRVAGGQGLGQQHDSAAPETLRAKGRGTLLGRSQAGGISAPLLIHFTPRSPGREIEERVEAGELRAKVPGDQAPVHAKEQDTTPWHQGVRSPGSLGRGPGSQRRQVGNSSGDRTYHSPKQDPLRLGTVVSVWDTVDAASSLSTGVQRPPSPQVLPPSHMLAGPLMDGSERGSGKESPQPAPVLILGSGAEAGESREAGPWAPPESKGSPAPMEELARVLLGMTVSKTCQL; translated from the exons ATGTCCCCTGAGAGCTCCCGCTGGGTCCTGCTGACAAACCCTGGTCCCAGCGTGGCCACAGACCCACCCCTGCCCC CTTCCAGCCTGCTGTCCCGGCTCTTCCCGCTGGGTGTGCAGCCCAGCAGTATGATCCAGGGCGCCTCGGAGCCTGCcggccctggctgggcctggggctggggtggggacggTGACGGCGACGGCGACGGGGATGGCgctgggctggccctgctggcacTGGCTGTGGTGGCTGTCACTGCCCTGGTCTTGCACTGGCTTGGCTCTGGGCAGGAGCAGGAGGCGGCAGGACTGGCACCCATAGCCCCCGGACAGGCAGGAGGAGCTGGGCCAGCCCTGCCCCCAAAGGCCAAGGTCAGTGGTGGCATCAAGGGACACAGCTCAGGGCTGGGGAAGCCAGACCCTCCGGGATGCAGCCAGGGGGGCCCAATGGCAGCCGGGGCCCAGCATCTGGAGCCCCCAAGAGGTAGAGGTCTGGCTGCTACAGTCACATCTCGGCTCAAGACACCTGGCAGGGTGGCCGGGGGCCAGGGGTTGGGGCAGCAGCATGATAGTGCTGCCCCGGAAACCCTCCGGGCTAAGGGAAGGGGTACCCTCCTGGGTAGGAGCCAAGCAGGGGGTATATCTGCCCCTCTCTTGATACACTTCACGCCTCGGAGTCCCGGCAGAGAAATAGAGGAGCGGGTGGAGGCAGGAGAGCTCCGAGCAAAGGTGCCAGGTGACCAGGCCCCGGTCCATGCCAAGGAACAGGACACCACCCCCTGGCACCAAGGTGTGAGGTCACCTGGCTCCCTGGGGAGAGGCCCAGGCAGCCAACGGAGGCAGGTGGGCAACAGCTCAGGAGATAGAACCTACCACTCCCCGAAGCAGGACCCCCTGCGCCTGGGCACTGTGGTGAGCGTGTGGGACACTGTGGATGCAGCCAGCAGCCTCTCCACGGGCGTCCAGaggcccccctccccccaggtgCTGCCCCCATCACACATGCTGGCTGGGCCGCTGATGGATGGCTCAGAGCGGGGCAGTGGGAAGGAGAGCCCCCAGCCAGCCCCAGTCCTGATTCTGGGCTCAGGGGCTGAAGCTGGTGAGAGCAGagaggctgggccctgggccccccCGGAGTCTAAGGGATCCCCAGCCCCCATGGAAG AGTTAGCCAGGGTCCTGCTGGGGATGACTGTCTCAAAGACGTGCCAGCTCTGA
- the CIMAP1B gene encoding ciliary microtubule associated protein 1B isoform X4, which produces MGSDVWVGPWRPHRPRGPIAALYTGPGPKYKLPPNTGYTLHDPSRPRAPAFTFGTRLPTQQTPCSPGPGHLVPARMTVRGPDGAPAYSICGRPRHAAPFLTPGPGRYFPERAGNAAYPSAPRHTIAPRNWGVHTEKHTPDPGSLRLPRGEPRHLQVSGPPVYDAGADFAPPRQGPEPRARSLQRGPAPEAPRLDLRDPALGLRGPDGD; this is translated from the exons ATGGGCTCGGACGTCTGGGTGGGCCCTTGGCGGCCGCACCGGCCCCGCGGCCCCATCGCAGCGCTCTACACTGGCCCGGGACCCAAGTACAAGCTACCACCGAACACCG GCTACACTCTGCACGACCCGTCGCGGCCCCGCGCCCCCGCCTTCACCTTCGGCACACGCCTCCCCACGCAGCAGACGCCGTGCAGCCCGGGGCCTGGCCACCTGGTGCCCGCGCGCATGACCGTGCGCGGCCCAGACGGCGCCCCAGCCTACTCCATCTGCGGCCGCCCGCGCCACGCAGCGCCCTTCCTCACTCCCGGACCGG GCCGGTACTTCCCGGAGCGAGCAGGGAACGCGGCGTACCCGAGCGCGCCTCGGCACACCATCGCTCCCCGAAACTGGGGCGTCCACACGGAGAAGCACACCCCAG ACCCCGGGTCCCTGCGCCTACCACGTGGTGAACCCCGCCATCTACAAGTCTCGGGCCCCCCAGTTTACGATGCTGGCGCGGACTTCGCTCCCCCAAGACAAGGCCCAGAACCCCGGGCCCGCAGCCTACAGCGTGGACCAG CACCGGAAGCCCCGCGGCTGGACCTTCGGGATCCGGCACTCGGACTACGTGGCCCGGACGGTGACTGA
- the CIMAP1B gene encoding ciliary microtubule associated protein 1B isoform X2 — MRHLPSQGKLVIRPFLSWARERPRLDLWPGLQACRLPASATDSKEARPGALVLGAGGAEPGWGGGTVSPLPGSGNGHNGVWKLGRAGSVIRAPHLDFRTQEPQDWVQRTLSAPTCHGLGRLGGPLAAAPAPRPHRSALHWPGTQVQATTEHRLHSARPVAAPRPRLHLRHTPPHAADAVQPGAWPPGARAHDRARPRRRPSLLHLRPPAPRSALPHSRTGPVLPGASRERGVPERASAHHRSPKLGRPHGEAHPRSRGLHSALAPGPACRRESLGSNLLPLRPQRSGQRLRGPQQDPGSLRLPRGEPRHLQVSGPPVYDAGADFAPPRQGPEPRARSLQRGPAPEAPRLDLRDPALGLRGPDGD; from the exons ATGAGGCACTTACCCTCCCAGGGAAAGCTTGTA ATCCGTCCATTTCTGTCCTGGGCAAGGGAGAGGCCGCGTTTGGATCTGTGGCCCGGGCTGCAGGCTTGCAGGTTGCCCGCCAGCGCGACGGACTCCAAGGAGGCCAGGCCCGGAGCACTGGTGCTGGGAGcaggaggggcggagccaggctgGGGGGGAGGGACAGTTAGCCCGTTGCCAGGAAGCGGGAACGGACACAATGGGGTCTGGAAATTGGGCCGGGCGGGGTCGGTAATCCGGGCACCCCACCTAGACTTCCGGACACAGGAGCCACAGGACTGG GTGCAGCGGACTCTAAGCGCCCCCACGTGCCATGGGCTCGGACGTCTGGGTGGGCCCTTGGCGGCCGCACCGGCCCCGCGGCCCCATCGCAGCGCTCTACACTGGCCCGGGACCCAAGTACAAGCTACCACCGAACACCG GCTACACTCTGCACGACCCGTCGCGGCCCCGCGCCCCCGCCTTCACCTTCGGCACACGCCTCCCCACGCAGCAGACGCCGTGCAGCCCGGGGCCTGGCCACCTGGTGCCCGCGCGCATGACCGTGCGCGGCCCAGACGGCGCCCCAGCCTACTCCATCTGCGGCCGCCCGCGCCACGCAGCGCCCTTCCTCACTCCCGGACCGG GCCGGTACTTCCCGGAGCGAGCAGGGAACGCGGCGTACCCGAGCGCGCCTCGGCACACCATCGCTCCCCGAAACTGGGGCGTCCACACGGAGAAGCACACCCCAG GTCCCGCGGCCTACACAGTGCCCTCGCTCCTGGGCCCGCGTGTCGTCGGGAAAGCCTCGGCTCCAACTTACTCCCTCTACGGCCGCAGCGCAGTGGGCAGCGTCTTCGAGGACCTCAGCAAG ACCCCGGGTCCCTGCGCCTACCACGTGGTGAACCCCGCCATCTACAAGTCTCGGGCCCCCCAGTTTACGATGCTGGCGCGGACTTCGCTCCCCCAAGACAAGGCCCAGAACCCCGGGCCCGCAGCCTACAGCGTGGACCAG CACCGGAAGCCCCGCGGCTGGACCTTCGGGATCCGGCACTCGGACTACGTGGCCCGGACGGTGACTGA
- the CIMAP1B gene encoding ciliary microtubule associated protein 1B isoform X6 — MGSDVWVGPWRPHRPRGPIAALYTGPGPKYKLPPNTADAVQPGAWPPGARAHDRARPRRRPSLLHLRPPAPRSALPHSRTGPVLPGASRERGVPERASAHHRSPKLGRPHGEAHPRSRGLHSALAPGPACRRESLGSNLLPLRPQRSGQRLRGPQQDPGSLRLPRGEPRHLQVSGPPVYDAGADFAPPRQGPEPRARSLQRGPAPEAPRLDLRDPALGLRGPDGD; from the exons ATGGGCTCGGACGTCTGGGTGGGCCCTTGGCGGCCGCACCGGCCCCGCGGCCCCATCGCAGCGCTCTACACTGGCCCGGGACCCAAGTACAAGCTACCACCGAACACCG CAGACGCCGTGCAGCCCGGGGCCTGGCCACCTGGTGCCCGCGCGCATGACCGTGCGCGGCCCAGACGGCGCCCCAGCCTACTCCATCTGCGGCCGCCCGCGCCACGCAGCGCCCTTCCTCACTCCCGGACCGG GCCGGTACTTCCCGGAGCGAGCAGGGAACGCGGCGTACCCGAGCGCGCCTCGGCACACCATCGCTCCCCGAAACTGGGGCGTCCACACGGAGAAGCACACCCCAG GTCCCGCGGCCTACACAGTGCCCTCGCTCCTGGGCCCGCGTGTCGTCGGGAAAGCCTCGGCTCCAACTTACTCCCTCTACGGCCGCAGCGCAGTGGGCAGCGTCTTCGAGGACCTCAGCAAG ACCCCGGGTCCCTGCGCCTACCACGTGGTGAACCCCGCCATCTACAAGTCTCGGGCCCCCCAGTTTACGATGCTGGCGCGGACTTCGCTCCCCCAAGACAAGGCCCAGAACCCCGGGCCCGCAGCCTACAGCGTGGACCAG CACCGGAAGCCCCGCGGCTGGACCTTCGGGATCCGGCACTCGGACTACGTGGCCCGGACGGTGACTGA
- the CIMAP1B gene encoding ciliary microtubule associated protein 1B isoform X3, which yields MGSDVWVGPWRPHRPRGPIAALYTGPGPKYKLPPNTGYTLHDPSRPRAPAFTFGTRLPTQQTPCSPGPGHLVPARMTVRGPDGAPAYSICGRPRHAAPFLTPGPGRYFPERAGNAAYPSAPRHTIAPRNWGVHTEKHTPGPAAYTVPSLLGPRVVGKASAPTYSLYGRSAVGSVFEDLSKTPGPCAYHVVNPAIYKSRAPQFTMLARTSLPQDKAQNPGPAAYSVDQHRKPRGWTFGIRHSDYVARTVTDMD from the exons ATGGGCTCGGACGTCTGGGTGGGCCCTTGGCGGCCGCACCGGCCCCGCGGCCCCATCGCAGCGCTCTACACTGGCCCGGGACCCAAGTACAAGCTACCACCGAACACCG GCTACACTCTGCACGACCCGTCGCGGCCCCGCGCCCCCGCCTTCACCTTCGGCACACGCCTCCCCACGCAGCAGACGCCGTGCAGCCCGGGGCCTGGCCACCTGGTGCCCGCGCGCATGACCGTGCGCGGCCCAGACGGCGCCCCAGCCTACTCCATCTGCGGCCGCCCGCGCCACGCAGCGCCCTTCCTCACTCCCGGACCGG GCCGGTACTTCCCGGAGCGAGCAGGGAACGCGGCGTACCCGAGCGCGCCTCGGCACACCATCGCTCCCCGAAACTGGGGCGTCCACACGGAGAAGCACACCCCAG GTCCCGCGGCCTACACAGTGCCCTCGCTCCTGGGCCCGCGTGTCGTCGGGAAAGCCTCGGCTCCAACTTACTCCCTCTACGGCCGCAGCGCAGTGGGCAGCGTCTTCGAGGACCTCAGCAAG ACCCCGGGTCCCTGCGCCTACCACGTGGTGAACCCCGCCATCTACAAGTCTCGGGCCCCCCAGTTTACGATGCTGGCGCGGACTTCGCTCCCCCAAGACAAGGCCCAGAACCCCGGGCCCGCAGCCTACAGCGTGGACCAG CACCGGAAGCCCCGCGGCTGGACCTTCGGGATCCGGCACTCGGACTACGTGGCCCGGACGGTGACTGACATGGACTGA
- the CIMAP1B gene encoding ciliary microtubule associated protein 1B isoform X1 encodes MRHLPSQGKLVIRPFLSWARERPRLDLWPGLQACRLPASATDSKEARPGALVLGAGGAEPGWGGGTVSPLPGSGNGHNGVWKLGRAGSVIRAPHLDFRTQEPQDWVSASSGPAPSGNRVSHAAPSLRCPHTMRLKYPAPHPRTPGDSIPAVLNPNLVRPPLLTLKLGPRSAPPRARKATVCFSGARDTGQAPPRVRCAGAKRARVGAGGHLYQQVQRTLSAPTCHGLGRLGGPLAAAPAPRPHRSALHWPGTQVQATTEHRLHSARPVAAPRPRLHLRHTPPHAADAVQPGAWPPGARAHDRARPRRRPSLLHLRPPAPRSALPHSRTGPVLPGASRERGVPERASAHHRSPKLGRPHGEAHPRSRGLHSALAPGPACRRESLGSNLLPLRPQRSGQRLRGPQQDPGSLRLPRGEPRHLQVSGPPVYDAGADFAPPRQGPEPRARSLQRGPAPEAPRLDLRDPALGLRGPDGD; translated from the exons ATGAGGCACTTACCCTCCCAGGGAAAGCTTGTA ATCCGTCCATTTCTGTCCTGGGCAAGGGAGAGGCCGCGTTTGGATCTGTGGCCCGGGCTGCAGGCTTGCAGGTTGCCCGCCAGCGCGACGGACTCCAAGGAGGCCAGGCCCGGAGCACTGGTGCTGGGAGcaggaggggcggagccaggctgGGGGGGAGGGACAGTTAGCCCGTTGCCAGGAAGCGGGAACGGACACAATGGGGTCTGGAAATTGGGCCGGGCGGGGTCGGTAATCCGGGCACCCCACCTAGACTTCCGGACACAGGAGCCACAGGACTGGGTCAGTGCATCttcaggccccgccccctccggGAACCGCGTCTCCCACGCGGCCCCCTCTCTCCGGTGTCCTCACACGATGCGCCTAAAATATCCCGCCCCGCACCCCCGAACCCCGGGGGATTCGATCCCCGCAGTGCTGAACCCTAACTTGGTGCGCCCGCCCCTACTGACCCTGAAGCTCGGTCCCCGCTCCGCGCCTCCCAGAGCCAGGAAGGCTACCGTTTGTTTTTCCGGCGCCCGGGATACGGGACAGGCCCCGCCCCGAGTCCGCTGCGCTGGAGCCAAGCGGGCGCGGGTCGGGGCTGGCGGCCACCTCTATCAACAGGTGCAGCGGACTCTAAGCGCCCCCACGTGCCATGGGCTCGGACGTCTGGGTGGGCCCTTGGCGGCCGCACCGGCCCCGCGGCCCCATCGCAGCGCTCTACACTGGCCCGGGACCCAAGTACAAGCTACCACCGAACACCG GCTACACTCTGCACGACCCGTCGCGGCCCCGCGCCCCCGCCTTCACCTTCGGCACACGCCTCCCCACGCAGCAGACGCCGTGCAGCCCGGGGCCTGGCCACCTGGTGCCCGCGCGCATGACCGTGCGCGGCCCAGACGGCGCCCCAGCCTACTCCATCTGCGGCCGCCCGCGCCACGCAGCGCCCTTCCTCACTCCCGGACCGG GCCGGTACTTCCCGGAGCGAGCAGGGAACGCGGCGTACCCGAGCGCGCCTCGGCACACCATCGCTCCCCGAAACTGGGGCGTCCACACGGAGAAGCACACCCCAG GTCCCGCGGCCTACACAGTGCCCTCGCTCCTGGGCCCGCGTGTCGTCGGGAAAGCCTCGGCTCCAACTTACTCCCTCTACGGCCGCAGCGCAGTGGGCAGCGTCTTCGAGGACCTCAGCAAG ACCCCGGGTCCCTGCGCCTACCACGTGGTGAACCCCGCCATCTACAAGTCTCGGGCCCCCCAGTTTACGATGCTGGCGCGGACTTCGCTCCCCCAAGACAAGGCCCAGAACCCCGGGCCCGCAGCCTACAGCGTGGACCAG CACCGGAAGCCCCGCGGCTGGACCTTCGGGATCCGGCACTCGGACTACGTGGCCCGGACGGTGACTGA
- the CIMAP1B gene encoding ciliary microtubule associated protein 1B isoform X5: MGSDVWVGPWRPHRPRGPIAALYTGPGPKYKLPPNTGYTLHDPSRPRAPAFTFGTRLPTQQTPCSPGPGHLVPARMTVRGPDGAPAYSICGRPRHAAPFLTPGPGRYFPERAGNAAYPSAPRHTIAPRNWGVHTEKHTPGPAAYTVPSLLGPRVVGKASAPTYSLYGRSAVGSVFEDLSKHRKPRGWTFGIRHSDYVARTVTDMD, translated from the exons ATGGGCTCGGACGTCTGGGTGGGCCCTTGGCGGCCGCACCGGCCCCGCGGCCCCATCGCAGCGCTCTACACTGGCCCGGGACCCAAGTACAAGCTACCACCGAACACCG GCTACACTCTGCACGACCCGTCGCGGCCCCGCGCCCCCGCCTTCACCTTCGGCACACGCCTCCCCACGCAGCAGACGCCGTGCAGCCCGGGGCCTGGCCACCTGGTGCCCGCGCGCATGACCGTGCGCGGCCCAGACGGCGCCCCAGCCTACTCCATCTGCGGCCGCCCGCGCCACGCAGCGCCCTTCCTCACTCCCGGACCGG GCCGGTACTTCCCGGAGCGAGCAGGGAACGCGGCGTACCCGAGCGCGCCTCGGCACACCATCGCTCCCCGAAACTGGGGCGTCCACACGGAGAAGCACACCCCAG GTCCCGCGGCCTACACAGTGCCCTCGCTCCTGGGCCCGCGTGTCGTCGGGAAAGCCTCGGCTCCAACTTACTCCCTCTACGGCCGCAGCGCAGTGGGCAGCGTCTTCGAGGACCTCAGCAAG CACCGGAAGCCCCGCGGCTGGACCTTCGGGATCCGGCACTCGGACTACGTGGCCCGGACGGTGACTGACATGGACTGA